One Azospirillum brasilense DNA window includes the following coding sequences:
- a CDS encoding bifunctional metallophosphatase/5'-nucleotidase, giving the protein MPKRGNGETGRFSGWRAVAAACAVAALGAFAPAVSAAELSIVFTSTMADIEPVEGEGGLANLATLLRTKRAEGNTLFLHGGASLTAGVLSTFDRGAHMIDLLNELQPDMMAVTKRDLGFGKDELTLRSYEARFPFVSATTIDRNTGKVMEGLEPSVLLDTPVGKIGVVSAVSPELTVQYIVPDIEVRPPATIAAEARALRAQGAEYVVAILDNSPEAVEALRGESAIDALLQLSATGKDVLEADKGKLFGVHVNVKGSAFVLRLDGDGKAPPALAGADIVPLAGLPPDPAMEKRVGVYLARLSELLDITVGTTATPLDTRRAAVRTGENAFASLIADAMRGHFNTDAAFINGGNIRGNRQYEAGTVLTRRDIQRELPFRDTIIAVTLPGKALRDALEVSAAGVDNQKGSFLHPSNMAVVYDLKQPAGGRVVSVTVGGKPLDPNATYSVALPNYLAQGGDGYGMLKSPGASSSGAGGKLLWEIMAQHLADRGTVSPRIDGRITER; this is encoded by the coding sequence ATGCCGAAGCGCGGCAATGGGGAGACGGGACGTTTTTCCGGCTGGCGGGCCGTTGCGGCCGCCTGCGCCGTCGCGGCGCTCGGCGCCTTCGCGCCGGCCGTGTCGGCGGCGGAGCTGTCGATCGTCTTCACCTCGACGATGGCGGACATCGAGCCGGTGGAGGGCGAGGGCGGCCTCGCCAACCTCGCCACGCTGCTGCGCACCAAGCGGGCGGAGGGCAACACGCTGTTCCTGCACGGCGGCGCGTCGCTGACCGCGGGCGTCCTGTCCACCTTCGACCGCGGCGCCCACATGATCGACCTGCTGAACGAGCTTCAGCCCGACATGATGGCGGTGACCAAGCGCGACCTCGGCTTCGGCAAGGACGAGCTGACCCTGCGCAGCTACGAGGCGCGCTTCCCCTTCGTCAGCGCCACCACCATCGACCGCAACACCGGCAAGGTGATGGAGGGGCTGGAGCCGTCGGTGCTGCTCGACACGCCGGTGGGGAAGATCGGCGTGGTCTCGGCGGTCTCGCCGGAACTGACCGTCCAGTACATCGTGCCGGACATCGAGGTGCGCCCGCCCGCCACGATCGCGGCGGAGGCCCGCGCGCTCCGCGCCCAGGGGGCGGAGTATGTGGTCGCCATCCTGGACAATTCCCCGGAGGCGGTGGAGGCGCTGCGCGGCGAATCCGCCATCGACGCGCTGCTCCAGCTCTCCGCCACCGGCAAGGACGTGCTGGAGGCCGACAAGGGCAAGCTCTTCGGCGTCCATGTCAACGTGAAGGGATCGGCCTTCGTCCTGCGGCTGGACGGCGACGGCAAGGCACCGCCCGCGCTGGCCGGCGCCGACATCGTGCCGCTCGCCGGGCTGCCGCCGGACCCGGCGATGGAAAAGCGGGTCGGCGTCTATCTGGCCCGGCTGTCGGAACTGCTGGACATCACCGTCGGGACCACGGCGACCCCGCTCGACACCCGCCGCGCCGCCGTGCGCACCGGCGAGAACGCCTTCGCCTCGCTGATCGCCGACGCCATGCGCGGCCATTTCAACACCGACGCGGCCTTCATCAACGGCGGCAACATCCGCGGCAACCGCCAGTACGAGGCGGGGACGGTGCTGACGCGCCGCGACATCCAGCGCGAGTTGCCCTTCCGCGACACCATCATCGCCGTGACCCTGCCCGGCAAAGCCCTGCGCGACGCGCTGGAGGTCAGCGCCGCCGGGGTGGACAACCAGAAGGGCAGCTTCCTCCACCCGTCCAACATGGCGGTGGTCTACGACCTGAAGCAGCCGGCGGGCGGCCGCGTCGTCTCCGTCACGGTGGGCGGCAAGCCGCTCGACCCGAACGCGACCTATTCGGTGGCCCTGCCCAACTATCTGGCCCAGGGCGGCGACGGCTACGGCATGCTCAAGTCGCCGGGCGCCTCCTCCTCCGGGGCCGGTGGCAAGCTGCTGTGGGAGATCATGGCCCAGCACCTGGCCGACCGCGGGACGGTGTCGCCCCGCATCGACGGCCGCATCACCGAGCGTTGA
- a CDS encoding DUF2218 domain-containing protein: protein MRHTSSVRVPTPNGSRYLQQLCKHWAHNLTVEYTPEAGSVVFPHNARGADWPGDATLTLQARPDALDCRLDASSAEHLAALKGALERHLDRFAFREVPLAYPWQDEPV, encoded by the coding sequence ATGAGACACACCAGCAGCGTCCGCGTTCCGACCCCGAACGGCAGCCGCTACCTCCAGCAGCTCTGCAAACACTGGGCGCACAATCTGACGGTGGAGTACACGCCGGAGGCGGGGAGCGTCGTCTTCCCGCACAACGCCCGCGGCGCCGATTGGCCGGGCGACGCCACCCTGACGCTCCAGGCCCGGCCGGACGCGCTGGACTGCCGGCTGGACGCCAGCTCCGCCGAGCATCTGGCCGCCCTCAAGGGGGCGCTGGAACGCCACCTCGACCGCTTCGCCTTCCGCGAGGTTCCGCTGGCCTACCCCTGGCAGGACGAGCCGGTCTGA
- a CDS encoding PadR family transcriptional regulator produces MRFFPNPFCGRMRRHHPGPHGDGPHGGGPRHGGGRHAAEGGWGHEHHERRGGRGGRRGVFEASELRLVLLRLIADEPRHGYDLIRAVEELTGGGYVPSPGVIYPTLSLLEEMGHIAKADAEGARKPFAVTPEGTAQLAQDAATVEALFARLAALATRRAHTDGAPIRRAMENLKAVLMHRLGREGVDADTVHAAVSILDEAAQRIERLP; encoded by the coding sequence ATGAGGTTTTTCCCGAATCCCTTCTGCGGCCGGATGCGCCGCCATCATCCCGGCCCGCACGGTGATGGACCCCATGGCGGCGGTCCCCGTCACGGCGGTGGCCGTCACGCCGCGGAGGGCGGCTGGGGCCATGAGCATCACGAGCGGCGCGGTGGGCGGGGCGGCCGGCGCGGCGTCTTCGAGGCGTCGGAACTGCGGCTGGTCCTGCTGCGGCTGATCGCCGACGAGCCGCGGCACGGCTACGACCTGATCCGCGCCGTCGAGGAGCTGACCGGCGGCGGCTATGTGCCCAGCCCCGGCGTGATCTACCCGACCCTGTCGCTGCTGGAGGAGATGGGCCACATCGCCAAGGCGGACGCCGAAGGCGCGCGCAAGCCCTTCGCCGTGACACCGGAGGGCACCGCCCAGCTCGCCCAGGACGCGGCCACCGTCGAGGCCCTGTTCGCCCGCCTCGCCGCCCTGGCGACCCGGCGGGCCCACACCGACGGCGCCCCGATCCGCCGCGCCATGGAGAATCTGAAGGCCGTGCTGATGCACCGGCTGGGGCGCGAGGGCGTTGATGCGGACACGGTGCACGCCGCCGTTTCCATCCTCGACGAGGCGGCCCAGCGCATCGAACGTCTTCCCTGA
- a CDS encoding siderophore ABC transporter substrate-binding protein, which translates to MKLTRRHALAMTAAVVGLAALAPIRGYAQDMTVRHAQGETRLPSKLVPVLVFDMTALDTLDALGVAIAGVPTGLKPPHLAKYDGPSYAKIGTLFEPDYEAVNAAKPGLIIAGGRSAPKYAELSRIAPTLDMTTDQTDFLASSIANIETLGRIFGKTTLVKQKVDRLRASIAELKAVAAKSGKGLLVLTTGGKMSAYGPGSRFGILHTEFGIQPAAPDLKVANHGQAISFEFILETNPDWLFVIDRDVAIGQDGKPARQFLDNDIVRRTTAWQKNQVVYLNGGNWYIVGGGLAALQQDVDDLLAALSKKS; encoded by the coding sequence ATGAAGCTGACCCGACGCCACGCCCTCGCCATGACCGCCGCCGTGGTCGGCCTCGCCGCCCTGGCTCCCATCCGGGGTTACGCCCAGGACATGACGGTGCGGCACGCGCAGGGCGAGACCCGGCTTCCCTCCAAGCTCGTCCCCGTCCTGGTCTTCGACATGACCGCGCTGGACACGCTCGACGCGCTGGGCGTCGCGATCGCCGGGGTGCCCACGGGGCTGAAGCCGCCGCATCTCGCCAAGTATGACGGGCCGTCCTACGCGAAGATCGGCACGCTGTTCGAGCCGGATTACGAGGCGGTGAACGCCGCCAAGCCCGGCCTGATCATCGCCGGCGGCCGGTCGGCCCCGAAATACGCCGAGCTGTCGCGCATCGCGCCGACGCTCGACATGACGACCGACCAGACCGACTTCCTGGCCAGCTCCATCGCCAACATCGAGACGCTGGGCCGCATCTTCGGCAAGACCACCCTGGTCAAGCAGAAGGTGGACCGGCTGCGCGCCTCCATCGCCGAACTGAAGGCGGTGGCGGCCAAGTCCGGAAAGGGCCTGCTGGTCCTGACCACCGGCGGCAAGATGAGCGCCTACGGGCCGGGGTCGCGCTTCGGCATCCTGCACACGGAGTTCGGCATCCAGCCCGCCGCCCCCGACCTGAAGGTCGCCAACCACGGGCAGGCCATCTCCTTCGAATTCATCCTGGAGACCAACCCGGACTGGCTGTTCGTGATTGACCGCGACGTCGCCATCGGGCAGGACGGCAAGCCGGCCCGGCAATTCCTCGACAACGACATCGTCCGCCGCACCACCGCCTGGCAGAAGAATCAGGTCGTCTATCTGAACGGCGGCAACTGGTACATCGTCGGTGGCGGGCTGGCGGCGCTCCAGCAGGATGTGGACGATCTCCTGGCGGCGCTGTCCAAGAAGTCCTGA
- a CDS encoding ABC transporter permease, with amino-acid sequence MPIATLPLATVGIGLLAVWSLFVGVSDVSLATLFGGTPGGAPDQATQVLLVSRLPRTLALILAGAAMAVSGLLLQMLVRNRFVEPSTAGTAESAIFGMMMVSLLAPEMPVFGRMAVASLCALAGTGLFLAILRQVPLRSPLVVPLVGIMLGGVITAMTEFIAYRQDLIQSVRGWETGDFSAILLGRYELLWLSAALTGVAYLAADRFTVAGMGRDVATNLGIDHRKVMALGLVIVSMTTAAVIATCGMIPFLGLIVPNIVSLVRGDNMRGSLPWVALMGAGLVLACDIAGRLVIHPYEIPIGTMMGVIGSALFLYLLLRRNGHAG; translated from the coding sequence CTGCCAATCGCCACACTCCCGCTGGCGACCGTGGGCATCGGCCTGCTGGCCGTCTGGAGCCTGTTCGTCGGCGTCAGCGACGTGAGCCTCGCGACGCTGTTCGGTGGCACTCCGGGTGGCGCCCCGGACCAGGCCACCCAGGTCCTGCTGGTCAGCCGGCTGCCCCGGACGCTGGCCCTGATCCTGGCCGGCGCCGCCATGGCGGTGTCCGGCCTGCTCCTCCAGATGCTGGTGCGCAACCGCTTCGTGGAGCCGTCCACCGCCGGCACCGCGGAGTCGGCCATCTTCGGCATGATGATGGTCTCGCTGCTGGCGCCGGAGATGCCGGTGTTCGGGCGCATGGCCGTTGCCAGCCTGTGCGCGCTGGCCGGGACGGGGCTGTTCCTGGCGATCCTGCGGCAGGTGCCGCTGCGCTCGCCGCTGGTGGTGCCGCTGGTCGGCATCATGCTGGGCGGGGTCATCACGGCGATGACGGAGTTCATCGCCTACCGCCAGGACCTGATCCAGTCGGTGCGCGGCTGGGAGACCGGGGACTTCTCCGCCATCCTGCTCGGCCGCTACGAGTTGCTGTGGCTGAGCGCCGCCCTGACCGGCGTCGCGTATCTGGCAGCGGACCGCTTCACCGTCGCCGGGATGGGGCGGGACGTCGCCACCAATCTGGGCATCGACCACCGCAAGGTGATGGCGCTGGGGCTGGTCATCGTGTCGATGACCACCGCGGCGGTGATCGCCACCTGCGGCATGATCCCCTTCCTCGGGCTGATCGTTCCCAACATCGTCAGCCTCGTCCGCGGCGACAACATGCGCGGGTCCTTGCCCTGGGTCGCGCTGATGGGGGCCGGGCTGGTGCTGGCCTGCGACATCGCCGGGCGGTTGGTGATCCACCCCTACGAGATCCCGATCGGGACGATGATGGGGGTCATCGGCAGCGCCCTGTTCCTCTATCTCCTGCTGCGGAGGAACGGCCATGCCGGCTGA
- a CDS encoding iron chelate uptake ABC transporter family permease subunit, with protein sequence MPADRRLLSPTVVLGGLSALTLLSIALFMTLGARGKWDFILAFRGTKIAAMVLVGYAVAVSTVLFQTITNNRILTPSVMGFDHLYRMIQTVLVFQFGSGLVASLDPRLRFGVEVASMVVFSGLLYWWLFNGAGRGDNRRSLHLLLLVGIVFGVLFRSVTNFLQRIIDPNAFLTVQDRLFANFNRVDVELLTVSALVVLAVSLAGWRWRRTFDVLALGRDAAVNLGVEHRRAVMAVLVMVSILVSVSTALVGPVTFFGLLVANLAYLVIRSHRHALILPAAVLLAVLTLVAGQLVLERVFGYNAALSIVIEFVGGLAFLFILVRGSAR encoded by the coding sequence ATGCCGGCTGACCGCCGCCTCCTCTCGCCGACGGTCGTCCTGGGCGGCCTGTCGGCGCTGACCCTGCTGTCGATCGCGCTGTTCATGACGCTGGGCGCGCGCGGCAAGTGGGACTTCATCCTGGCCTTCCGCGGCACCAAGATTGCCGCGATGGTGCTGGTCGGCTACGCCGTCGCCGTGTCGACCGTCCTGTTCCAGACGATCACCAACAACCGCATCCTCACCCCCTCGGTGATGGGCTTCGACCATCTCTACCGGATGATCCAGACGGTGCTGGTCTTCCAGTTCGGCAGCGGGCTGGTGGCGTCGCTCGACCCGCGGCTGCGCTTCGGGGTGGAGGTGGCGTCGATGGTTGTCTTCTCCGGCCTGCTCTACTGGTGGCTGTTCAACGGGGCGGGGCGCGGCGACAACCGGCGCAGCCTGCATCTGCTGCTTCTGGTCGGCATCGTGTTCGGCGTGCTCTTCCGCAGCGTGACCAACTTCCTTCAGCGCATCATCGACCCCAACGCCTTCCTGACCGTGCAGGACCGGCTGTTCGCCAACTTCAACCGGGTGGACGTCGAGCTGCTGACCGTGTCGGCGCTGGTCGTGCTGGCGGTGTCGCTGGCCGGCTGGCGGTGGCGGCGCACCTTCGACGTGCTGGCGCTGGGGCGGGACGCCGCGGTCAACCTCGGCGTGGAGCACCGGCGCGCGGTGATGGCGGTGCTGGTGATGGTCTCCATCCTGGTGTCGGTGTCCACGGCGCTGGTCGGGCCGGTCACCTTCTTCGGGCTGCTGGTCGCCAACCTCGCCTATCTGGTGATCCGCTCGCACCGGCACGCGCTGATCCTGCCCGCCGCGGTGCTGCTCGCCGTGCTGACGCTGGTCGCCGGCCAGCTCGTGCTGGAGCGGGTGTTCGGCTACAACGCAGCACTCAGCATCGTCATCGAGTTCGTGGGCGGTCTCGCCTTCCTGTTCATCCTGGTGCGGGGTTCGGCCCGATGA
- a CDS encoding ABC transporter ATP-binding protein, which yields MIDVKNITKRYNGTVVVDGVSLSLPAGGVISLIGPNGAGKSTLLSIVSRLLPMSSGTVAIDGLDVTTTPGEVLARRLSILRQDNQIMSRLTVEDLVAFGRYPHSKGRLTDVDRGHIRNALRYLDLEPLAGRFLDELSGGQRQRAFIAMVLCQDTEYILLDEPLNNLDVKHAVAMMKLFRRTADEFGKTIVLVLHDINFASCYSDRIVAMREGRVVHQGPPEVIITPEVIRDVYGVEAQVMENAGQRIALYYQ from the coding sequence ATGATCGACGTCAAGAACATCACGAAACGCTACAACGGCACCGTCGTCGTCGACGGGGTGTCCCTGTCCCTGCCGGCGGGCGGGGTGATCTCGCTGATCGGGCCGAACGGGGCCGGAAAATCGACGCTGCTGTCGATCGTCAGCCGCCTGCTGCCGATGTCCTCGGGCACGGTGGCGATCGACGGACTGGACGTGACCACCACGCCGGGCGAGGTGTTGGCCCGCCGCCTGTCCATCCTGCGCCAGGACAACCAGATCATGTCCCGCCTGACGGTGGAGGACCTCGTCGCCTTCGGCCGCTACCCGCACAGCAAGGGCCGCCTGACCGACGTCGACCGCGGGCACATCCGCAACGCGCTGCGCTATCTGGACCTGGAGCCGCTGGCCGGCCGCTTCCTGGACGAGCTGTCGGGCGGCCAGCGCCAGCGCGCCTTCATCGCCATGGTGCTGTGCCAGGACACCGAATACATCCTGCTCGACGAGCCGCTGAACAACCTCGACGTCAAGCACGCCGTGGCGATGATGAAGCTGTTCCGCCGCACCGCCGACGAGTTCGGCAAGACCATCGTGCTGGTGCTGCACGACATCAACTTCGCCTCCTGCTACTCCGACCGCATCGTCGCGATGCGCGAGGGCCGGGTGGTGCACCAGGGGCCGCCGGAGGTCATCATCACGCCCGAGGTGATCCGCGACGTCTACGGCGTCGAGGCCCAGGTGATGGAGAACGCCGGCCAGCGCATCGCGCTGTATTACCAGTAA
- a CDS encoding alpha-hydroxy acid oxidase produces the protein MSVPADTVSLYDYERHFTARVDAATRAYIAGTGADGITRQANRDAYDRMRLMPRALRDLSQASAATTLFGQAMPYPILIAPMAFHRLVHRDGERATAQAAGLTGTWMTVSTQSSVTLEEVAAAAGGPLWFQIYTQPRPEDTLALVRRAEAAGYRALVLTVDAPVSGLRNIEQRAGFRLPDGIAPVNLAGLAPDDFTPSRPGSPVFQGMLHAAATWDTVRWLCAETRLPVLLKGIMNPDDVDPAIEAGVAGIIVSNHGGRTLDTLPAVAEVLPLVSARAAGRLPILADGGIRRGTDILKAVALGADAVLVGQPVLHALAVGGMAGVAHMLTILQTELEVAMALSGRARLADIDRSVIFDPPRI, from the coding sequence ATGAGCGTTCCCGCCGACACCGTCTCTCTCTACGACTACGAGCGCCACTTCACCGCCCGCGTCGATGCGGCGACCCGCGCCTACATCGCGGGGACCGGGGCGGACGGCATCACCCGGCAGGCCAACCGCGACGCCTACGACCGGATGCGCCTGATGCCGCGGGCGCTGCGCGACCTGTCGCAGGCCAGCGCCGCCACGACGCTGTTCGGGCAGGCCATGCCCTATCCCATCCTGATCGCGCCGATGGCCTTCCACCGGCTGGTCCATCGCGACGGGGAGCGGGCGACCGCCCAGGCGGCGGGCCTCACCGGCACCTGGATGACCGTCAGCACCCAGTCCAGCGTGACGCTGGAGGAGGTCGCGGCGGCGGCCGGTGGGCCGCTGTGGTTCCAGATCTACACCCAGCCCCGGCCGGAGGACACGCTGGCCCTGGTGCGGCGGGCGGAGGCCGCGGGCTACCGCGCGCTGGTGCTGACGGTGGACGCGCCGGTCAGCGGCCTGCGCAACATCGAACAGCGCGCCGGCTTCCGCCTGCCGGACGGCATCGCCCCGGTCAATCTGGCCGGTCTGGCGCCGGACGATTTCACCCCGTCGCGCCCCGGAAGCCCGGTCTTTCAGGGCATGCTGCACGCCGCGGCCACCTGGGACACGGTGCGCTGGCTGTGCGCCGAGACGCGCCTGCCCGTGCTGCTGAAGGGGATCATGAACCCCGACGACGTCGACCCCGCCATCGAGGCGGGTGTGGCGGGGATCATCGTGTCGAACCATGGCGGGCGGACGCTCGACACGCTGCCCGCCGTGGCGGAGGTGCTGCCGCTGGTCTCCGCCCGCGCGGCGGGCCGCCTGCCCATCCTGGCGGACGGCGGCATCCGGCGCGGCACCGACATCCTGAAGGCTGTTGCGCTGGGCGCCGATGCGGTGCTGGTGGGCCAGCCGGTGCTGCACGCCCTGGCGGTCGGCGGCATGGCGGGGGTGGCCCACATGCTGACCATTCTTCAGACCGAGCTGGAGGTCGCCATGGCGCTGAGCGGGCGGGCGCGGCTGGCCGACATCGACCGTTCGGTGATCTTCGACCCGCCGCGCATTTGA
- a CDS encoding tetratricopeptide repeat protein yields MAQAMGDGAAVACSTDGLDIIDVQLALGQQCLDRGGAERAQAVEWFRIAARSGDARAVNMLGRCHEHGWGVPADPVLAAAHYRRAADLGDAWALFNLADLHCRGLGVPADDAEAYRLYAAAARRGNVKALNMLGLFHEAGRAVAEDGAGARQLFQAAAEGGDCWGRFNHARLLLQDGRMEEALAWFARALETGFPDFYRGMAAALADQPDPRLRALAWRAMALAEGSCPSPVPGEGFGSTCV; encoded by the coding sequence ATGGCCCAAGCCATGGGGGACGGCGCAGCCGTCGCCTGTTCGACGGACGGGCTGGACATCATCGACGTGCAGCTCGCCCTCGGGCAGCAATGCCTCGACCGCGGCGGGGCCGAGCGCGCGCAGGCGGTGGAGTGGTTCCGCATCGCCGCCCGCAGCGGCGACGCCCGCGCCGTCAACATGCTGGGCCGCTGCCACGAGCACGGCTGGGGCGTGCCCGCCGACCCCGTCCTGGCCGCCGCCCATTACCGCCGGGCCGCTGATCTGGGCGACGCGTGGGCGCTGTTCAATCTGGCCGACCTGCATTGCCGCGGCCTGGGTGTTCCGGCGGACGACGCCGAGGCCTACCGGCTCTACGCCGCCGCGGCCCGCCGGGGCAACGTGAAGGCGCTGAACATGCTGGGCCTGTTCCACGAGGCCGGGCGCGCGGTGGCCGAGGACGGGGCGGGCGCCCGCCAGCTCTTCCAGGCCGCCGCCGAGGGCGGGGACTGCTGGGGCCGCTTCAACCACGCCCGGCTGCTGCTCCAGGACGGGCGGATGGAGGAGGCTCTGGCGTGGTTCGCGCGGGCGCTGGAAACCGGCTTTCCCGACTTTTACCGCGGCATGGCCGCCGCCCTGGCCGACCAGCCCGACCCGCGCCTGCGCGCGTTGGCGTGGCGGGCGATGGCATTGGCGGAGGGCAGCTGTCCCTCACCCGTCCCTGGAGAGGGTTTTGGCAGCACATGCGTTTGA
- a CDS encoding Fe2+-dependent dioxygenase codes for MLLQIPDVLTADEVAHCRAVLEASPWVDGRVTAGSQALMAKNNLQIPEESDTARELGVVILKALGRNPAFNSAALPLRVLPPMFNRYDLDMTYGNHVDNAIRAIPGTGGMRMRADVSTTIFLSDPGEYDGGDLVVEDTYGTKGVKLPAGHAVVYPSSSLHRVTPVTRGSRWASFFFTQSLVKDDGLRAMLYDLDVAIIDLRRELGDQHPSVLALVNHYHNLLRRWAEV; via the coding sequence GTGCTTCTGCAAATCCCCGACGTTCTGACCGCCGACGAGGTCGCCCATTGCCGCGCGGTGCTGGAGGCGTCGCCCTGGGTCGATGGCCGCGTCACCGCGGGCTCCCAGGCGCTGATGGCCAAGAACAACCTGCAGATCCCGGAGGAGAGCGACACCGCCCGCGAACTGGGCGTGGTCATCCTGAAGGCGCTGGGCCGCAACCCGGCCTTCAACTCCGCGGCCCTGCCGCTGCGCGTCCTGCCGCCCATGTTCAACCGCTACGACCTGGACATGACCTACGGCAACCATGTGGACAACGCCATCCGGGCCATTCCGGGCACCGGCGGCATGCGCATGCGGGCCGACGTCTCCACCACGATCTTCCTCAGCGACCCCGGCGAGTATGACGGCGGCGATCTGGTGGTCGAGGACACCTACGGCACCAAGGGCGTGAAGCTGCCGGCGGGGCACGCGGTGGTCTATCCATCCAGCAGCCTGCACCGGGTGACCCCGGTGACGCGCGGCTCGCGCTGGGCCTCCTTCTTCTTCACGCAGTCGCTGGTCAAGGACGACGGGCTGCGGGCGATGCTCTACGACCTCGACGTCGCGATCATCGACCTGCGCCGGGAGCTGGGCGACCAGCACCCGTCCGTTCTGGCTCTGGTGAACCACTACCACAACCTGTTGCGGCGCTGGGCGGAGGTGTGA